CATCAATAGGTGATCTCGATCAATTTGATCCGCCCTTGCTCGTCCGCCACGGGAATGATCATTTTCCGCGGCTCGGTGTTCTGCGCGGATTCGATCTCGGCGCGCTCGAGCTCAGTCAAATCTTCTTCAGTGCTTTCGCGCACTATCATATTGCTGTCTTTGTCTATGTATGCCGTGTATCCGGCGTCTATGGATTGGTTTTCACCCGTTTCAAGCACCTTGACATCGACGATGCCATGGGTCACGATATAGTAGGTTTCGCCGTCTTGGGTGAACTTGGTCATGAATCCCGTTCCCTTGACGGATGCCACGGTGGTTGGGGTCTGCACAATCATGCTGCCTTTGTTTGATGTGACTCTGGCATAGACGCTGCCGGAATTGACTTGTGTTTTTTTGTTCAAATCGTCTCCACTCTTAGTAGCAGAGATCTTGACGAATGAATTTGAGAAGATCTTGATCGTGGAAGTAGCGTCGATGAACTTGTAGGCAGCGAAGGATTCAGTTCCAGTGCGGATCTCATCGTTGTTGTTGAGCATGTCTCCGGTTTTGAATTTGACGTTTTTGGCGGAGCGTCTAAGCTCCACCTTGCCTTTGGAAGCAGTGAAGAGAGCCACGGCGTTTGCGGTGAGCAGCGATAAGCTCAGAAACATGAGCAGCGATATCAATATGATCTTTTTCATGATGCCCTCCTATTAATCCGTGATGCGGATATTAAGCTCTTGTCCGATGAGGGATTCCACCAGATCGACGGCTTCTTGTCCGCTATAATGTCTGCCATTGTACATAACCGAGCCCGTTGGAGAATATCCATTATTGAAGATATTCTGAATGGCGAGGTTGTTCAGCATGTTCAGAATCGCCTGGATTTCATTTGCATTCTGTGCACCTGAGGCATCGGAAACAAACTTGAACACATGCCACGCGCTGGAGACCGATCCACCCTGATTGGCGTTTCGCGGAGGCGCGGGGTTGGTCTCGGAATAGTTGGTGGTGCTCACTTGCCAAGCATAGTAATAGTCTTCATTGAAAGGCAGGAATTCCGAGAAGTTGCTTGCTCCCGATGGCAGGATGGCATTGTAGATTTCGGTGCCGGTGACTTCCACCGAACCGGAATTGGGCAGATCGCTGGGTGAGAATTCCTTGATCACAAGCTGAACCTGGTTGAATCCAGTATTGATGGCGCTCCAGACAAAGTTCACCGGTTTCATGCTGACCTGCGGGGGGATATTTCCCACACGGGTGCCCGGACTGACGAGATGGATCACTCCGGCGTTGCGCACATTGATGGCGAAGGTCGCTACATCCGCGTTGTTCCAGCTTGTTGGCGGCACGGGGTTGATCTCTCCCTCGGGCTGGACTTGCACAGATATCCTGATGCTCAGTATGCCATCCGGGAAATAACCTGCCAACACTGCATTGCGCAGCACTGTGCTGTATTCTATGATAGCATCCAGAGAAAAGTCGCCCTGCCCGAGATCGGTGAAATAGCTGCTCGCTTCATTGGTAATGAGATCGCGGTTCGTGAGTGGATGAAAGTTCAATCCGGCACCCAATACATTCTTGGTGATATAATTGGCATCGACCAGAGGCTGGCTCACACCGCTCCAAAAAATCTCCACCTTCATATAGAAAAAAGCACCGTGGTTCAGATTGCTTTTGATATTCAGGTTTGTCAAAATCGGCTGAGTATCCGGTGTCATCGGATCAAAGCTTGCCGTTCTGAAGGTGTTGACGTTCACGCTGGATGGCGAAAATACTACGTTGTAGTCCCCCCGGCGCGCCGAAAGCGGCACTGAGATCATCATCAGCACCATTAGAGATAAAAAGAGATTCTTCATTGTTCCTCCATATTCTTTTATATTGCTTTGATTATATGTTCTAGAAGCTGTCCAAAATCCATGCCTGCCGCTTTGGCAGCCATCGGAGTCAGGCTCAGCGATGTCATTCCCGGCAGCGTGTTCAGCTCCAGAAAATATGCTTTTTCTCCATCATAGCGAAAATCCACCCTGGCATAGCCCCGGCAGGAAAAAGCCTTCCAGACGCGCAGAGCAAAGACCTGCACCAGTTTCGCGGTTTCATCCTCTATGTGGGCAGGGGCGATGTATTCAGTTTTGCCTTTGGTATATTTGTTGCCATAGTCATACCATCCGTTGAGGGGTTTGATCTCCACCAGGGGCATTGCTTCAGCGCCCAAAACCGTGACGGTGAGTTCGCGTCCGGGGATAAATTGTTCTAAAAGGACTCCGTCCGAATACCTGAAAGCGAGTTCCACCGCGGGCTTGAGATCATTGATATCGTTGATCTTGGAGATTCCCACGGAAGATCCGCCATCGTTTGGTTTCACGATCAGCGGGAGCCCCAGTCTGTCGATGAAGCCCTGATAGTCCACGGGATCGTTATAGTCGTGCAAAAGGTCTTCCCTCAGCAGGATGCAGTCCGGAACGGGGATACCTTCCGAGGCGGCGATGAGTTTGGAAACATATTTATCCATGGCGAAACAGCAGGATCTGAAATCCGAACCAGTGAATCTGATTCCGGAAAGACTCAGCGCTGCTTGCATGACGCCGTTTTCTCCGCTGCCTCCGTGCAGCGCGTTGAACACCAGATCGATCTGCTCGCTTTCCAGTAGCTCAAGCAATTGGGACACTTTTCCATAAGCCCCCGGATCAATCTCCAAGACCTGATAGCCCAATACTTTGAGCTCGTCCGCGATCGCTCTTCCGCTCATTAGCGAGACTTCTCGTTCGGAAGAATTTCCTCCCAACAACACGGCAATTTTCTTCATATCACCTCATATTAGATCAGACACCAAGCCGCGCGCAAACAACAGCTCCGTCGCCTGAGATTATACCATATAAATTACTCAAAAAAGTCACGCTAACCATATCAAGTGTGAATCTGGAAAAACAACCTTAGTTCTAAGCCCAAAGCTGCTTTGAATCTTCCCACGTCCGGATCGTTGGCACCGCAGAAATCCAAATAGTCAAATTCTCCCGCCAGAGCTTCGATCAGGCATTTACTATGCCAACTGCTGGCACCTTGTTTCAGCGCCTCGATGTCGGTGGCTCGGCTGATTGTATATGCTGTGCGGGTGTTATTATGCAAAAGGATGTTTGCGCTGACGATGTTTCCACCCATGTATAGGTTATATTGGCGCATCAAACCTGCTTCATGCAATTGGTCAAGATGTTTCGCCAGACGGGGATAATCCATATCTGTGTGATGGTTTTTGCGGGTCTGCATGGCTTTCATGAGCTCAATATAGCGCATTGGAACGAACTCTTCGCCGAACACAAAGCCGGTCTCAACAGCGCGGTTTAGCTGCTTTCGTTCATCACTCAGCGGTTGGAGAGGTTTTGCAAGATCGTGCGTAAATGTATATAGAGGCTTGGCTTTCAATCCGTTCCAGACAAATCCGCGCACGTCGGTGATCTCAGGTGTGAGATTGATCTGCATCTTGCGATAGTTGCTTTTGAGATACTTTGCCAATGCGCCAGTGATTTGCAAAGCATCCAGCAGCCTGCGATTGGGAGGCATATTATCCTCCCAGTTGAAAAACAAGCCTTGATAATATGCTCCCACGGGATTGATCAGACGCTTCCGACCGAGTAGTTTTTTCTCATAGAGCGGCATCGCAGCGAAGAGCTGTGATCCTTTATAGCAAAGCAACAGCTTGGCATCGGCATTGCTCATCTCGGCTGCGGATTTGATAAACACCGGATGCACCCACAAGGGAGCTTCAGCTCGCCATGAAAGCGTGTCCGGAGTTTGGATCAGTAATTCATACATGGCGTTATGGGACAAACTTTTGCACGATATTGAGCAGTTCCATCAATTGGAATGGTTTGATGATATAGTCCGAAGCGCCTTCTATCATGGATTTGTATGCCGAATCTATCGTTGGATACCCGGTCATGATCAGGCAAAATATTTCCTTGTCCTGCGCCAATATCTTTGCCATCAATTCCAGTCCGTTCATCCCCGGCATCACCAAGTCAAGAATGGCAAGCCGATATCTTCCGGGGCTGAATTTTGCCAAAGCGTGCTCTCCATCTTCTGCTAAATCAACCTCATAGCCTCTTGAGGACAGATATTCCCCGATCACTTCTCTCAGTAGTCTGTCATCGTCAACTAAAAGAATCCGGGAACTCATCAACTCACCTCGGTTAAATTAATTTTTGCATTATGAACAATATATTGCGAATATGGAAAACCGTCAATATAAATTATCGACCATACCCCCCCATT
The sequence above is a segment of the Candidatus Cloacimonadaceae bacterium genome. Coding sequences within it:
- a CDS encoding FecR family protein, encoding MKKIILISLLMFLSLSLLTANAVALFTASKGKVELRRSAKNVKFKTGDMLNNNDEIRTGTESFAAYKFIDATSTIKIFSNSFVKISATKSGDDLNKKTQVNSGSVYARVTSNKGSMIVQTPTTVASVKGTGFMTKFTQDGETYYIVTHGIVDVKVLETGENQSIDAGYTAYIDKDSNMIVRESTEEDLTELERAEIESAQNTEPRKMIIPVADEQGRIKLIEITY
- a CDS encoding D-alanine--D-alanine ligase; translated protein: MKKIAVLLGGNSSEREVSLMSGRAIADELKVLGYQVLEIDPGAYGKVSQLLELLESEQIDLVFNALHGGSGENGVMQAALSLSGIRFTGSDFRSCCFAMDKYVSKLIAASEGIPVPDCILLREDLLHDYNDPVDYQGFIDRLGLPLIVKPNDGGSSVGISKINDINDLKPAVELAFRYSDGVLLEQFIPGRELTVTVLGAEAMPLVEIKPLNGWYDYGNKYTKGKTEYIAPAHIEDETAKLVQVFALRVWKAFSCRGYARVDFRYDGEKAYFLELNTLPGMTSLSLTPMAAKAAGMDFGQLLEHIIKAI
- a CDS encoding GNAT family N-acetyltransferase, whose amino-acid sequence is MYELLIQTPDTLSWRAEAPLWVHPVFIKSAAEMSNADAKLLLCYKGSQLFAAMPLYEKKLLGRKRLINPVGAYYQGLFFNWEDNMPPNRRLLDALQITGALAKYLKSNYRKMQINLTPEITDVRGFVWNGLKAKPLYTFTHDLAKPLQPLSDERKQLNRAVETGFVFGEEFVPMRYIELMKAMQTRKNHHTDMDYPRLAKHLDQLHEAGLMRQYNLYMGGNIVSANILLHNNTRTAYTISRATDIEALKQGASSWHSKCLIEALAGEFDYLDFCGANDPDVGRFKAALGLELRLFFQIHT
- a CDS encoding response regulator; this encodes MSSRILLVDDDRLLREVIGEYLSSRGYEVDLAEDGEHALAKFSPGRYRLAILDLVMPGMNGLELMAKILAQDKEIFCLIMTGYPTIDSAYKSMIEGASDYIIKPFQLMELLNIVQKFVP